A window of Puntigrus tetrazona isolate hp1 chromosome 11, ASM1883169v1, whole genome shotgun sequence contains these coding sequences:
- the LOC122353791 gene encoding serine/threonine-protein kinase pim-3-like — protein sequence MKLMHVHVLFPICFSGSRVSFFLVGELLGCGSFGMVYEGTHLFSDKIKVAMKHIEKHKDDRYLDVAGRSKPLLAEVAMLLRLGKSPLCPNVIKLHEWVEYKRSFVLIFEYPQPCHTLHQHIKNSSDINEEKARWIIRQLIQAVQHCYDRGVFHGDIHSGNILVTETSLKLKLIDFGCAYPISSEGNLSSEYRGAALCTPPEVMQHATFHANPAYVWAVGLVLFEILHGYLPLETSAKILHGCVQIKPTLSLGKTCRREEEERSLCSLLESMEGCKDVT from the exons ATGAAACTCATGCATGTCCACGTTCTTTTTCCTATCTGTTTTTCAGGCTCTAGAGTGTCTTTCTTTTTAGTGGGAGAGCTTCTAGGATGTGGAAGTTTTGGCATGGTGTATGAGGGAACCCACCTATTTAGTGACAAAATCAAG GTTGCCATGAAGCACATCGAAAAGCACAAAGATGACCGTTATCTTGACGTT gCCGGTCGCTCCAAACCTCTGCTTGCAGAAGTGGCAATGTTACTTAGGCTGGGAAAGTCTCCATTATGCCCCAACGTCATCAAATTGCATGAATGGGTTGAGTATAAGAGGAGCTTCGTGCTCATCTTCGAGTACCCGCAACCATGCCATACCTTGCATCAACACATCAAGAATTCATCCGacattaatgaagaaaaagcaCGCTGGATAATCCGTCAGTTAATCCAAGCTGTTCAACACTGCTATGACCGTGGAGTCTTCCATGGCGACATCCACAGTGGAAACATCCTGGTGACTGAAACCAGTTTAAAGCTCAAACTAATTGACTTTGGTTGTGCTTATCCAATCAGCAGTGAGGGCAATCTGAGCAGTGAATATCGAG GAGCAGCACTCTGCACCCCACCTGAGGTCATGCAGCATGCCACGTTCCACGCTAACCCAGCATATGTCTGGGCAGTAGGTCTTGTGCTCTTTGAAATCCTGCACGGATATTTACCCCTCGAGACCAGCGCCAAAATATTGCATGGCTGCGTCCAAATTAAACCGACTTTATCCTTAG gAAAAACCTGCAGAAGGGAGGAAGAGGAACGAAGTCTGTGTTCTCTTTTGGAGAGTATGGAAGGCTGTAAAGATGTGACCTGA